In Fusarium falciforme chromosome 9, complete sequence, the following are encoded in one genomic region:
- a CDS encoding Cation-transporting ATPase yields the protein MEDDAPLSPDPGQDHHGGHHRSNGRVSLYRVGSNMSRSSIFEDVEMAHEELYSGPVAESLPTSVSAFSHRRPRADSTTSFTYYDDDADGFPDEEDAESVAVQSIPGDYIRRSVSDIGDLEFGADAVEDEDEELDHDYRASEDDYALRRHSSSYSRNSVHARLLRRDSTATIGSFRRHGRTSQKIYMVNEDLTIAIAGFKTSRVGSAVYLLLCILTCGLAYLLFRWLPRWYVGLLGQPCALRDCEWVVIENQWGELVTMSVRSQPYGRPLSTVFGLPEKFYSEVLDDDDPIIDDLRTLDYRYVRLCFHPLKDKFMLFNGWKDPSWTDVRLTRAGLDSDEKGVREIVFGNNLIDIEQKTMSQLLVDEVLHPFYVFQIASLVLWSLDSYYYYAVCIFLMSVGSITATLLETRATMQRLREISRFECDVRVLRNGFWRFVSSSDLVPGDVYELSDPSLTQFPSDSLLLTGDCIVNESMLTGESVPVSKLPATDETLRSMDLAASSVTPETARHFLFAGTKIIRARRPQDDQDGDAVALALVVRTGFNTTKGSLVRSMLFPKPSGFKFYRDSFRYISVMAIVAAIGFLASFVNFIRLGLAWHLIIVRALDLITIVVPPALPATLTIGTNFALSRLKKKQIFCISPQRVNVGGKLDIMCFDKTGTLTEEGLDVLGIRVVNRDSNKFGEIITEPQMLLAEATRQNAQDTFRAALHTMATCHSLRSVDDELVGDPLDLKMFEFTCWSYEEGKQNVAEGEDEEQGGLAPSIARPPNANLELGVLKSFEFVSQLRRASVIVRQFGQKSGDIFVKGAPEAMREICRPESFPSDYDELLSFYTHKGYRVIGVASRHLKKLSWVKAQKMTRADVESNLDFVGFIVFENKLKPTTAGVLEELLASNIGAVMVTGDNILTAISVARECGLMDRTAHCFVPRFVEGDCRDAEAKLQWESIDNNLYHLDEATLLPLPAPPEDDASLPYDISNLRNYSLAVPGDVFRWVVDFASPQVLQRMLISGKVFARMSPDEKHELVEKLQSIDYTCGFCGDGANDCGALKAADVGISLSEAEASVAAPFTSRVFDIGCVLEVIKEGRAALVTSFSCFKYMSLYSAIQFTSVTFLYAKASNLGDFQFLFIDLLLILPIAIFMGWAGPAPKLCRKRPTADLVSRKVLTPLLGFMTICVLFQTVTYITVKEQPWYIPPEVHRDEPSIQNSQNTALFLFSCFEYILSGVILNAGRPFRQRTTQNWPFTTTVVIALLITVYMILVPAQWVINLMELTKMSWDYELFLIGLGVAYFVVAWAFEHFLALQLARYIGVVKERITGKTKKRKEYKIIREAARV from the exons ATGGAAGACGATGCTCCTCTCAGCCCGGATCCGGGCCAGGATCACCATGGCGGCCATCACAGATCCAATGGTCGCGTCTCTCTGTATCGAGTTGGCTCTAATATGAGCAGATCCAGCATCTTTGAAGATGTAGAGATGGCTCATGAAGAG CTCTACTCTGGACCGGTTGCTGAAAGTCTCCCCACCAGCGTATCAGCTTTTTCGCACCGCAGACCACGCGCCGATTCGACGACTAGCTTCACCTACTacgatgacgatgccgaTGGCTTCccagatgaggaagacgcAGAGAGCGTTGCCGTTCAAAGCATTCCCGGCGACTATATTCGGCGAAGTGTTTCTGACATTGGCGACTTGGAGTTTGGAGCTGATGCtgtcgaagatgaggatgaagagttGGATCACGACTATCGTGCCTCGGAAGATGATTATGCCCTTCGCAGGCACTCTTCATCGTACTCCCGAAATTCGGTTCATGCTCGTCTCTTGCGACGAGACAGCACGGCCACAATCGGAAGTTTCCGCCGACATGGTCGGACCAGCCAGAAGATTTATATGGTCAACGAGGACCTCACGATCGCAATTGCAGGTTTCAAAACCAGTCGCGTCGGCTCTGCAGTGTACCTACTGCTATGCATCCTAACCTGTGGGCTGGCCTACCTTCTTTTCCGTTGGCTACCCCGGTGGTATGTCGGCCTCCTTGGGCAGCCGTGCGCCCTGCGGGACTGCGAATGGGTTGTCATAGAAAACCAATGGGGTGAACTTGTCACCATGTCGGTTCGTTCTCAGCCATACGGGCGGCCGTTGTCGACCGTTTTTGGCCTACCCGAGAAGTTCTACTCAGAAgtcttggatgatgatgaccctATTATCGATGACCTCCGAACCCTCGATTACCGTTACGTCCGACTTTGCTTCCACCCTCTCAAGGATAAGTTTATGCTTTTCAATGGGTGGAAGGATCCAAGTTGGACCGATGTGCGGCTCACTCGCGCTGGACTTGACAGTGATGAGAAGGGTGTCCGTGAGATTGTCTTTGGCAACAACCTGATTGACATTGAGCAAAAGACGATGAGCCAGCTCTTGGTTGATGAGGTGCTCCATCCATTTTATGTCTTTCAGATTGCCAGTCTTGTGCTCTGGTCTCTGGACAGCTATTACTACTATGCGGTTTGCATCTTCCTCATGTCTGTTGGTAGTATTACAGCTACACTTCTCGAGACACGGGCTACAATGCAGCGTCTCCGCGAGATCTCGCGTTTCGAGTGCGACGTTCGAGTCCTTCGTAACGGATTCTGGCGGTTTGTCAGCTCCAGCGACTTGGTCCCTGGCGACGTCTACGAACTCAGCGATCCCAGTCTCACACAGTTTCCAAGTGACAGTCTTTTGCTCACTGGAGACTGCATTGTCAACGAGAGTATGCTCACTGGCGAGTCGGTTCCTGTCTCGAAGCTCCCAGCCACCGACGAGACACTGCGCTCTATGGACCTGGCGGCTTCTTCAGTGACGCCTGAGACGGCTCGACACTTCCTTTTCGCTGGCACAAAGATCATTCGTGCGAGACGGCCTCAAGACGATCAGGATGGTGATGCAGTTGCGCTTGCACTTGTTGTCCGGACTGGTTTCAATACCACAAAGGGGTCTCTGGTACGATCAATGCTGTTCCCGAAACCATCTGGGTTCAAGTTCTACCGTGATTCGTTCCGGTATATTAGTGTTATGGCGATTGTTGCTGCCATCGGTTTCCTGGCGTCATTCGTCAACTTCATTAGACTGGGACTCGCCTGGCATTTGATCATTGTGAGAGCACTCgatctcatcaccatcgtcgTGCCTCCAGCTCTGCCTGCTACCCTGACAATTGGAACAAACTTTGCTCTAAGTCGGCTTAAGAAGAAGCAAATCTTCTGCATCAGCCCTCAGCGAGTCAATGTCGGTGGAAAACTGGATATCATGTGTTTCGACAAGACAGGCACGTTGACGGAGGAGGGTCTGGACGTTCTTGGTATTCGAGTTGTCAACCGGGACTCCAACAAGTTCGGCGAGATCATCACCGAGCCTCAGATGCTACTTGCCGAGGCCACGCGGCAGAATGCCCAGGACACTTTCCGAGCAGCCTTGCATACCATGGCCACCTGTCACTCTTTGCGGTCCGTAGATGACGAACTGGTCGGTGATCCTTTGGATCTCAAGATGTTCGAGTTCACATGCTGGTCATACGAAGAAGGAAAACAAAACGTTGCAGAaggcgaagatgaggaacAAGGTGGACTTGCGCCATCGATTGCAAGACCTCCTAAT GCAAACCTTGAACTCGGTGTGCTTAAGTCGTTCGAGTTTGTCTCCCAGCTTCGACGAGCCAGTGTTATTGTCCGTCAATTTGGCCAGAAAAGCGGTGATATTTTCGTCAAAGGTGCCCCTGAAGCTATGAGGGAGATCTGCCGGCCAGAAAGCT TTCCCAGTGATTATGACGAGCTTCTATCATTCTACACGCACAAGGGCTACCGTGTCATCGGTGTTGCCAGCCGTCatctcaagaagctcagctGGGTCAAGGCTCAGAAGATGACTCGAGCTGATGTCGAAAGTAACCTCGACTTTGTAGGATTCATCGTCTTCGAGAATAAGCTCAAGCCTACCACGGCGGGAGTTTTGGAGGAGCTTCTGGCTTCCAACATTGGAGCTGTGATGGTTACTGGAGACAATATCTTGACAGCCATCAGTGTCGCTCGGGAGTGCGGCCTTATGGATCGAACTGCTCATTGCTTTGTGCCTCGCTTCGTCGAGG GCGATTGCCGTGATGCGGAAGCAAAACTGCAGTGGGAAAGCATTGACAACAACCTGTACCACTTGGACGAAGCAACGTTGCTA CCTCTACCAGCGCCCCCGGAGGATGATGCATCTCTGCCATATGACATATCCAACTTGCGCAATTACTCATTGGCCGTTCCTGGCGATGTGTTCCGTTGGGTTGTGGACTTTGCATCACCTCAAGTTCTCCAACGA ATGCTCATCTCTGGCAAAGTGTTTGCGAGAATGTCCCCTGATGAAAAACACGAGTTGGTTGAGAAGCTGCAAAGCATCGACTACACGTGCGGCTTCTGCGGCGACGGTGCGAACGACTGTGGTGCCCTGAAGGCAGCAGACGTGGGCATTTCCTTGTCCGAGGCAGAGGCTTCTGTGGCGGCCCCGTTCACCTCCAGAGTCTTTGATATCGGTTGTGTCTTGGAGGTTATCAA GGAGGGTCGAGCGGCCTTGGTGACGAGCTTCAGCTGCTTCAAGTACATGAGTTTGTACTCGGCAATCCAGTTCACCTCGGTCACGTTTCTCTACGCCAAGGCCTCCAACCTGGGAGACTTCCAGTTTCTGTTTATCGATCTCCTCCTGATCCTCCCTATCGCCATCTTCATGGGATGGGCAGGGCCAGCACCAAAGCTCTGTCGCAAGCGACCCACGGCGGACCTGGTATCGCGCAAAGTACTTACGCCATTGCTGGGCTTCATGACCATTTGCGTTCTATTCCAGACGGTGACATATATCACAGTCAAGGAACAGCCGTGGTACATTCCCCCAGAGGTGCACCGCGATGAACCTAGCATCCAAAACTCTCAGAACACGGCCCTCTTCCTGTTTTCTTGCTTCGAATATATCTTGTCTGGAGTGATCCTCAACGCGGGACGGCCGTTCCGGCAGCGGACAACGCAGAACT GGCCATTCACCACGACTGTCGTTATAGCCCTCTTAATCACCGTGTACATGATTCTCGTACCGGCTCAGTGGGTGATCAATCTGATGGAACTGACCAAGATGAGCTGGGACTACGAACTATTCCTTATTGGATTGGGAGTTGCGTACTTCGTTGTGGCCTGGGCATTCGAGCACTTCTTGGCTCTACAACTCGCCCGATATATCGGGGTTGTTAAGGAGCGAATCACGGGAAAGAcaaagaagcgcaaggagtACAAGATCATTAGGGAAGCAGCTCGGGTATAA